Part of the Rhizobium sp. WYJ-E13 genome is shown below.
CCGATGCTGCGCGCCCCAGCTTCTCCGCCAGCGCCCAGCCGTGTCCGAAGGAGGAATTGATATGGCTACTGTCAGCGTTCGTTATATCGTCGACGATGTCGATGCCGCGATTGCCTTCTATACGCAATCGCTTGGCTTTACGCTCACAATGCATCCGGCTCCAGGCTTCGCCATGCTCACCAGAGGCGATCTTCGCCTGCTCGTGAACGCAACGACCGGGCCAGGCGGCGCGTCTCAGCCCATGCCGGATGGACGCCGGCCCGAGCCCGGCGGATGGAACCGCATTCAGCTGGAAGTCGACAATATCGAAGACGAGGTCGCACGCCTGCAGAGATCAGGCGCCAGGTTTCGCAACGAGATCGTCGCCGGAATGGGCGGCAAGCAGATCCTCGTCGACGATCCCGCCGGCAATCCCGTCGAATTGTTCGAGCCACCCAGGAAGTAGCTGAAGCAATTCGGCTCAGGCGGCGCGGCTTGCCGTAACACTATCTCGTGCAGCCACGATCCGAAAGCGCGAAACGATCTCTTCCAGCGCCAGGACCTGCTCGTTGAGCCCCTTGCAGGCCGAATTGGTTTGCGCCGCCATGGCGGAATTTCGCTGGGTCACTTCGTCCATCGCGTGAACCGAGCTGTTGATGTCGCCGATCGCCGAGGACTGCTCGCTCAAGGAAGCGACCACCGCATCGATCAGCTGGCCGACATGCTGGACCCTGGTCTCGATGTGGGAGAGCGCTTCGCCGGTGCGGTTGACGAGCGTCACGCCCGAGCCGACCTGGTCCGAAGAGGTCGAGACCAGAACCTTGATCTCCTTGGCGGCATTGGCCGAGCGGGAGGCAAGTTCGCGCACTTCCTGTGCCACGACGGCAAAACCCTTGCCGGCTTCGCCCGCGCGGGCCGCCTCGACACCGGCATTGAGCGCCAGAAGGTTGGTCTGGAAGGCGATGTCGTCGATGACGTTGATGATCGAGCCGATCTGGTCCGACGAAC
Proteins encoded:
- a CDS encoding VOC family protein, coding for MATVSVRYIVDDVDAAIAFYTQSLGFTLTMHPAPGFAMLTRGDLRLLVNATTGPGGASQPMPDGRRPEPGGWNRIQLEVDNIEDEVARLQRSGARFRNEIVAGMGGKQILVDDPAGNPVELFEPPRK